The nucleotide sequence CCGCACTTAGGAGTCGATCTCGTCGCGCAATACGGCACTCCGGTCAGAGCAATAGCTGATGGCAAGGTGGAACAGGCCGGCTGGGCAGGAGAACTGGGCAACGCGATTCGCATAGAGCATCAGCGCGGCATGAGCAGCATCTATGGGCACCTTTCGAGCATCAGTCCCGATGTTCATGAGAACGCGTGGGTGCACCTGGGTCAGGTCATAGGCTGGGTTGGTTCGACCGGGCTGTCCACCGGACCGCACCTCCATTTTGCTCTCGAGCGCGAAGGCAACTACGTCGATCCGCTAACCGAAAAGCTAGGGGTAAACCATCAGGTGTCTCCGCGGATGCGCGATTTGTTCAACGACTTGCGACATCGGTATGAACTGGCGCTCGCAAAACTTCCCGATCTCGGCGCCCGCTTCGCTCCGGGCGAGGGGCGCACATCGGGAGGTTATCGCGTGACTATTGGTCATTCGCGTCGCGGCGGCCATCACGCCGGGACTCGAGCAACTGGCGACTTCGCTCCCACCGGCACCGGTACGAACGAAGGCGCGATGTAGCGCGAGCAAAGTCTTTCCAGCTGGCCGCTTTGTCCGAACCGGGCACGGAAACTTCGGGGTGAGCCGCGCTTTCGATACCGATTTCTTTGTCCCGCCGCGGCCACGGATTTTTGGACATCGCGGCGCCGCCGGGGAATTTCCGGAAAACACCATGGTCTCCTTCGAGCGGGCGGTCCGCGCCGGCGCCATCTACCTGGAACTGGACGTCCATATGAGCCAGGACGGAGAAATCGTCGTGTCGCACGATGAGGGGCTGACCCGCACCTGCGGACGCGACGCGCTGATTCGCGAAATGAACTGGGCGGAGATTGAGGACGCCGACGCGGGATATATGCTCACCTTCGACGGAGGGGCGACATTTCCGTTTCGCGGGCGATCCATAAAAATTCCCCGCCTGATTGAGGTGCTGGGAGCATTTCTCAACGTAAACTACCTCATCGAGATCAAGCAGACGGAGCCGAGCCTGGTGTCACAACTGCTCGCGACCGTCGATGCGAGCCGCCTGCGCCGCAGGGTGTTGATCGCGTCTGAGTTTGACGAGCCCATCGGCGAGGTGCGGCACCTTGCCCCTCAAATCCCTACTAACTTCTCCTACGGTGAGGTCGCGGAGTTCCTGCAGGCGATGGCGGGGCAACGTCCCGGCTATGAGCCACGCGGTGCGGCGCTACAAATTCCGCCCGAGTACCAAGGATGGCGGCTGGTGACGACCGAAAGCGTCGAATTCGCGCATCGGGCCGCTGTTGAACTACATGTGTGGACGGTGAACGAAGAGAGCGAAATGAATTGGCTTCTTGAATGCGGCGTCGACGGCCTCATCTCGGACTTCCCGGCCCGCGCGCTGGCGGTCGCCCGTTCCAGGGGGCCGTTCAAATAAAGAAGTCAGTAGGTTTCGAAGACCTCGCGGAGGGAATTGAGGCGCACCGTTTTCAGTCGCGCGGAAGCTTTGTTACCATCGCCCTCACCCTGGTTTTCTGTTGCAAGAGGTGACTCGCTTATGAAACTCGACACCGGTCTTTCCGCGCGCAATCTGCGCGACGTCCCCGCGGCCGCCAAGGCGGCAGAAGAGGCAGGATTTGATGCGATCTGGACGGCAGAGGCCGGTAACGACGGGTTTCTTCCCCTGGCGCTCATTGCCGAGCATACCAAGCGCATTAAGATGGGGCCTTCGGTTGCGATCGCTTTTCCGCGCAGCCCAATGGCGATGGCCTATACCGCGTGGGACCTGGCCGGAATGTCGGAGGGCCGATTCATCCTGGGCCTCGGCACCCAGGTGAAGGGCCACAATGAGCGTCGCTTCAGCGTGAAATGGGAAGCCCCGGTGCCTCGCTTGCGCGAATACGTTTTGTCCTTGCGCGCGATTTTCAAGTGCTGGTCGGAAGGTGGAACGAGGCTCAAGTTCGAGGGCAAGTATTACAACTTCTCACTGATGACCCCGTTCTTTACGCCACCCAAGCACAATTACCCTGACATCCCGATTTGGATCGCCGGGGTGAACCAATACATCCTGCGCTTGGCGGGTGAGCTGTGCGATGGCTTGCACGCGCACCCATTCAATTCGCCGAAGTACCTGCGCGAGTTCGTACTTCCACACATCGAACAAGGGCTCAAGAAGGCGGGACGCAGTCGCAAGGACTTTCAGATCGGCACCACCGCGTTCGTGATCGTGGGTCGCAATCAGGATGAAATCGAACGCGCCAAGGCCGGGGTTCGCCAGCAGATCGCGTTCTATGCCTCTACCCGGACCTACAAGGTGGTCCTCGACATGCACGGGTGGGGCGAGGTGTCGGCGCGCTTGAATGAAAAGGCCGCGAAAGGCGATTGGGGTGGGATGGCCACAGAAATAACCGACGAGATGCTCGACACCTACGCGGTGGCTGGCACCTACGACGACATTGCCGACAAGGTGATGGCGCGTTACGAAGGGCTGCTGGATCGGGTCGGGTTTTACATTCCTTACCGCGCCGGCCTCGACGATGCCGAGTGGCGCAAACTCACCCGCAGATTTAACGGATAGAAGCTCGTACAACGCGCCGCGTCTTGGCGGTGCATCGCGCGCCCGGCCCGATGATCCGCGGGCAGGCGAAGGAGACCACAATGAGCCGGATGAAACTGGCAACCGCGCCGACTTCTGTATTGCTCGTCATCTGCTCGGTCGCGCTGTCGATGACTGCGACGGCCCATGCCGAAAGCGCGAAGGCGACCGTTACCGAGATAAGCGCGAGCGGCACCGGAAACAACCTCGGGACGGTAACGTTTGCGGACAGCAAATGGGGCCTCCTGGTAACGCCCGATCTTTCCGGCCTTTCTCCAGGGGTGCACGGATTCCACATTCATGCCAAGCCCGCGTGCGGACCGGCCGAGAATGAAGGCAAGATGGCAGCGGGCTTCGCGGCCGGCGGACACCTCGATCCGGCGCAATCGAAAAAACATCTTGGTCCTTACGACGCCGATGGTCACCTGGGCGATTTGCCACCCCTGGTGGTTGCCGCCGACGGAAAAGCAACCCTGCCGGTGCTGGCCCCCCGGCTTAGCGTTAAAGATGTGACGGGCCATTCCATTATGATCCACGAGGGCGGAGACAACTACTCCGATCAACCCAAGCCGCTCGGGGGTGGCGGTGCGCGCATCGCCTGTGGCGTCATTCAGTAGCGCTCCACGCGCCGCTGAGCGCGCGCCCGCCGCCTCGATGCGCGCCGACCGCCAAACCGATAGGCTTTGGTACGATGCGCACGCAAGTGCTGTACGCTCGCGAACCGCGCTGGCGCGAGGTTGCGGAGCGCGCGGAGGAACTGGTCGCGAGTTCGGGCTTCACCCCCGTCAAGTCTGAGGGGCATACGATCGCCGGGGTGCTCCGCTTGGCCGATGGCAGCGCGGTCTTTATCAAGCGGTCGGCGCCGAGGTCGTGGCTGCGCGCAGCGCTCATGCCGATTGCCGGTTCACCGGCGGTGCGCGCCTTGAAAGGTGCCGCGTTGCTGGATGCGGCAGGAATTCCGCATCCCAGCCCGCTCGCGGCAGCGGAGACGGTTGGCAGAGGCGTGGTCCACGCGTCGTATCTGGTGAGTGAAGCGCTGTTGGATGGTGACACGCTGAGCCGCTTTGCGCTCGGGCCGGGTGAGATCAAGGGCCGCGATGCACGCCGGCGGAGGCGGATCCTGGACAACGTCGCACGCCAAGTGCGGCGCATCCATGATGCTGGGCTCTACACGCGTGATCTGCAGGAAACCAACGTGATGGTTGCAGATGATGCGGGGCAGGGGTTTCGGGTGTGGTTCCTCGACCTGGAGGATTTCCGCCGGATCCGCCGACTCGGATGGCCGCAGCGGGCGCGCAACCTGATCCATCTTGATCGCAGCATCGGGCGCTTCCTATGCCGCGCCGCCCGCCTCGCCTTTCTGTACGCTTATCTCGGCGGCAAACCGGAGCGCGCTGACGCGCGCAGAATCGTCCACGAGCTACTGGTCCTGCGCGCGCAAATGGAACGCCGCCATTCGCGCGGCGCAGTCGCCACGCTCGCGACGACTCATCCAGCGCGTACCGAAGCCTCCGGCTTGGACTCTGTGCGCGGTTAGGCGGCGGACAAACGCTTATGGCATTCACGGTTCGCAAGCGCGAGTACGACCACCATACCGAACAGATTCATGCCGCCGGCGGGAGTTGGGTGCGTGACCTGATGCTTGGTCTTAACGACGGTCTGGTCGCCTCCTTCGCAGTTACCTCGGGTATCGCCGGAGCGTTTTCGTCCTCGCATATCGTGACCATGGCAGGCCTAGCGGAGATGCTCGGTGGCACCGTCTCGATGGGGCTGGCGGC is from Candidatus Binataceae bacterium and encodes:
- a CDS encoding glycerophosphodiester phosphodiesterase, producing MSRAFDTDFFVPPRPRIFGHRGAAGEFPENTMVSFERAVRAGAIYLELDVHMSQDGEIVVSHDEGLTRTCGRDALIREMNWAEIEDADAGYMLTFDGGATFPFRGRSIKIPRLIEVLGAFLNVNYLIEIKQTEPSLVSQLLATVDASRLRRRVLIASEFDEPIGEVRHLAPQIPTNFSYGEVAEFLQAMAGQRPGYEPRGAALQIPPEYQGWRLVTTESVEFAHRAAVELHVWTVNEESEMNWLLECGVDGLISDFPARALAVARSRGPFK
- a CDS encoding TIGR03617 family F420-dependent LLM class oxidoreductase, which produces MKLDTGLSARNLRDVPAAAKAAEEAGFDAIWTAEAGNDGFLPLALIAEHTKRIKMGPSVAIAFPRSPMAMAYTAWDLAGMSEGRFILGLGTQVKGHNERRFSVKWEAPVPRLREYVLSLRAIFKCWSEGGTRLKFEGKYYNFSLMTPFFTPPKHNYPDIPIWIAGVNQYILRLAGELCDGLHAHPFNSPKYLREFVLPHIEQGLKKAGRSRKDFQIGTTAFVIVGRNQDEIERAKAGVRQQIAFYASTRTYKVVLDMHGWGEVSARLNEKAAKGDWGGMATEITDEMLDTYAVAGTYDDIADKVMARYEGLLDRVGFYIPYRAGLDDAEWRKLTRRFNG
- the sodC gene encoding superoxide dismutase [Cu-Zn] SodC, encoding MSRMKLATAPTSVLLVICSVALSMTATAHAESAKATVTEISASGTGNNLGTVTFADSKWGLLVTPDLSGLSPGVHGFHIHAKPACGPAENEGKMAAGFAAGGHLDPAQSKKHLGPYDADGHLGDLPPLVVAADGKATLPVLAPRLSVKDVTGHSIMIHEGGDNYSDQPKPLGGGGARIACGVIQ
- a CDS encoding lipopolysaccharide kinase InaA family protein, which gives rise to MRTQVLYAREPRWREVAERAEELVASSGFTPVKSEGHTIAGVLRLADGSAVFIKRSAPRSWLRAALMPIAGSPAVRALKGAALLDAAGIPHPSPLAAAETVGRGVVHASYLVSEALLDGDTLSRFALGPGEIKGRDARRRRRILDNVARQVRRIHDAGLYTRDLQETNVMVADDAGQGFRVWFLDLEDFRRIRRLGWPQRARNLIHLDRSIGRFLCRAARLAFLYAYLGGKPERADARRIVHELLVLRAQMERRHSRGAVATLATTHPARTEASGLDSVRG